GCCGTGAACGGATCAGTCGCGGCTTGCTCGATGCCGCATCCATGCGCAGCGAAGCGAAGGCGCTGCTCGCGCGCATCGGTGCACCGATCGACGTGCGAAGGCGTGTCGGCACACTGTCGGTAGCTGAACAGCAGCTCGTCGAGATCGCGAAGGCGCTCGCCGTCTCAGCGCGCGTGCTGATCATGGATGAACCGTCCGCGACGCTTTCCGATCGTGAGATGACCCTGCTCTATAACGTCGTGCGAACCCTGTCGCGCGATGGAGTGACGATTCTCTATGTGTCGCACCGGATGGATGAGATTTTCGACCTTTGCGACACCTGCACGATCATGAAAGACGGTCGCTCGGTCTGTACGCGTAGGGTGGCGGACCTCGATCGCGCATCGCTGATACGGCTCATGGTGGGCCGCGAAGTCGATACACGCTTTCCTGATCGGCGCGACAACGGCGACGAACCTGCTGCGCAGATCGTGCTCGATGTAAAGGCGCTGCGACTCGCGGAACGCGTAAAGGACGTCACTTTTAGCATACGTGCCGGTGAGATCGTAGGCCTCGCGGGACTCGTGGGCGCGGGACGCACGGAAGTGGCCCGTGCGATCTTCGGACTCGACGACATCGCGTCAGGCGAGATATCGCTGCGAGGGCGTGCATATCGCCCGAAGACGCCCGCCGAGGCGATCGAATCAGGCGTCGCATTGGTGCCGGAGGACCGCAAGGCTCAAGGGCTGGTGCTCGGCCTCAGCATCCGCGAGAACGCGATGCTTCCCACACTCAAGAGCATTTGTCGCTTCGGCTTCGTTAGCCGACGCCGCGAACAGTCACGAGTGGCGTCCGTGTGCCGGCAACTCGCGGTGTCGGCATCGAGCGCGGAAGTGCCCGTCGGAACTTTGTCGGGTGGCAATCAGCAGAAGGTCGTGTTCGGCAAATGGATTGCCCACGACTACACACTTCTGATTCTCGACGAACCGACGCGGGGCGTTGATGTCGGCGCGAAGGTCGAGTTCTACAGGTTGATTGACGAGATTGCCCGCTCTGGCAAGGCGGTTCTGTTGATCTCCTCGGAAATGCCTGAACTCCTGGGCATGGCGGACCGCATCGTCGCGCTGCGTGATGGCGTAGTGACGGGGGAAGCTTCCGCTCATGGCGCAACAGAAGAGTCGGTCCTTCAAATGATAGCGAGGTAAATCATGGCATTCGCAGAACCTATGTCGGGCACCGCTTCGAGCGGAAGATTTTCAGGCGGCGCGTATCGGCGCATTGAGCTCATCCAGCGCTTTGGCATTCTCGCCATCTTCATGCTCCTGTGCGTGACGGCGGCAGTGTCATCGCCTTACTTTCTCACGGCCGAAAACCTGTTGAATGTCGTACGCCAGGTGTCGGTGGTGGGACTGACATCGCTGGGCATGACGTTCGTGATATTGACGGCGGGCATCGATCTTTCCGTCGGATCGATTCTCGCGCTCACGACGCTCGCCATTGCGGGTCTCAAGCCATATGGGCCGGTGGCATCGCTCGCGGGCGGCCTCGCAATCGCGCTGATTTGCGGGTGGGCCAACGGCGTTATCACGACCAAAGGCCGTATCCAGCCGTTCATCGTCACGCTTGGCATGATGACGGCGCTTGTCGGCGTCGGACTCGCTTATTCCGATGGTCAGCCGGTCATTGGTGTTCCGGCGTCGCTTGCATGGATTGGACGTGGACGCCTCGCAGGCGTGCCCGTTCAGGCGCTGCTTTTCATCGTGATGGCGGTGGCATCGGCGGTAATTCTGAGAATGACGCGCTACGGAAGGCACGTGTATGCCGTGGGCGGCAATGCGGAAGCCGCGCGGCTGTCGGGCGTACCTGTCGACAGGATTCGCGTGATTGCCTACTGCCTTTCCGGGTTGTTCGC
The Paraburkholderia terrae genome window above contains:
- a CDS encoding sugar ABC transporter ATP-binding protein; amino-acid sequence: MKALEVKGISKSYPGVRALDRIEFSCSRGSVHALVGENGAGKSTLIKILSGATAPDEGELLLDGKSYSPASPSEAATVGVSTIYQEFNLIPGLSVAENIFLGRERISRGLLDAASMRSEAKALLARIGAPIDVRRRVGTLSVAEQQLVEIAKALAVSARVLIMDEPSATLSDREMTLLYNVVRTLSRDGVTILYVSHRMDEIFDLCDTCTIMKDGRSVCTRRVADLDRASLIRLMVGREVDTRFPDRRDNGDEPAAQIVLDVKALRLAERVKDVTFSIRAGEIVGLAGLVGAGRTEVARAIFGLDDIASGEISLRGRAYRPKTPAEAIESGVALVPEDRKAQGLVLGLSIRENAMLPTLKSICRFGFVSRRREQSRVASVCRQLAVSASSAEVPVGTLSGGNQQKVVFGKWIAHDYTLLILDEPTRGVDVGAKVEFYRLIDEIARSGKAVLLISSEMPELLGMADRIVALRDGVVTGEASAHGATEESVLQMIAR
- a CDS encoding ABC transporter permease, translating into MAFAEPMSGTASSGRFSGGAYRRIELIQRFGILAIFMLLCVTAAVSSPYFLTAENLLNVVRQVSVVGLTSLGMTFVILTAGIDLSVGSILALTTLAIAGLKPYGPVASLAGGLAIALICGWANGVITTKGRIQPFIVTLGMMTALVGVGLAYSDGQPVIGVPASLAWIGRGRLAGVPVQALLFIVMAVASAVILRMTRYGRHVYAVGGNAEAARLSGVPVDRIRVIAYCLSGLFAGLGGLVMSTQLNIGEANLGKGLELDAIAAVVVGGTSLSGGAGGIGGTIVGVLLIGVLNNLLNLLNIPAYTQLIVKGAIIVGAVLIHAQLSRSKDR